The Streptomyces sp. NBC_00670 genome window below encodes:
- a CDS encoding peptidoglycan recognition protein family protein: MRVVRGTRGRLRARTRGRHRHRAGHDDGFGGAFGSGVHDAGHGDGFGTGVHDAGHGDGGYDAGHGRSHDAGDGGGYGQWRSSHEAYRRTYRRPAVRRRRSGHRRTRRALVLLLGCLPGAAVALVLAFCAVGAAPTGARSAHPVPTRHPATAPAHPAVRPAIVPRSRWAGEGLPAQPPPRYDDRVVAIFVHHTDSPNGYDCADAPRIIRALYQGQTAARQWDDIGYNFLVDRCGTIYEGRAGGVDRPVTGAHTQGFNHRTAGIAAIGTFTAGTPVPQEMTEAIAALAAWKLGLSDVDPRSRVALVSSNGGSRYAAGATAVLPAVAGHDAGYQTSCPGAALSARLAWIRERAAQLQGRG, from the coding sequence ATGCGTGTGGTCCGAGGAACGCGCGGGCGCCTGCGGGCGAGAACGCGCGGCAGGCACAGACATCGCGCCGGACACGACGACGGGTTCGGTGGCGCATTCGGCAGCGGTGTTCACGACGCCGGACACGGCGACGGGTTCGGCACCGGGGTTCACGACGCCGGACACGGCGACGGCGGGTACGACGCCGGGCACGGCCGTTCCCACGACGCCGGGGACGGCGGCGGGTACGGGCAGTGGCGTTCGTCCCACGAGGCGTACCGCCGGACGTACCGCCGGCCCGCCGTGCGGCGCCGGCGGTCCGGGCACCGCCGTACCCGGCGTGCCCTGGTGCTGCTGCTCGGCTGTCTGCCCGGTGCCGCCGTCGCGCTCGTCCTGGCGTTCTGCGCGGTCGGCGCCGCCCCCACCGGCGCCCGGTCCGCGCACCCCGTCCCCACCCGGCATCCGGCCACCGCCCCCGCGCACCCCGCCGTCCGCCCGGCCATCGTGCCGCGCTCGCGCTGGGCCGGCGAGGGCCTGCCCGCACAGCCGCCCCCGCGCTACGACGACCGGGTCGTCGCGATCTTCGTCCACCACACCGACTCGCCCAACGGCTACGACTGCGCCGACGCGCCCCGCATCATCCGCGCCCTCTACCAGGGCCAGACCGCCGCCCGGCAGTGGGACGACATCGGCTACAACTTCCTCGTCGACCGCTGCGGCACCATCTACGAGGGCCGGGCCGGCGGCGTCGACCGCCCCGTCACCGGCGCCCACACCCAGGGCTTCAACCACCGCACCGCCGGCATCGCCGCGATCGGCACGTTCACCGCGGGCACCCCCGTGCCGCAGGAGATGACCGAGGCCATCGCCGCGCTCGCCGCCTGGAAGCTCGGCCTCTCCGACGTCGACCCGCGCTCCCGGGTCGCCCTCGTCTCCAGCAACGGCGGCAGCCGGTACGCCGCCGGGGCGACCGCGGTGCTCCCGGCGGTGGCCGGGCACGACGCGGGTTACCAGACGAGCTGCCCCGGCGCCGCGCTCTCGGCCCGGCTGGCGTGGATAAGGGAGCGGGCGGCACAGTTGCAGGGCCGCGGCTGA
- a CDS encoding MarP family serine protease: MDLLDVVLLLVILAYAASGYRRGLVAGCVSLAGFVAGAVIGVWVLPWVMELVTRGTPMATLTAVLTLLVPAAVGHELAGRLALRLRGELDQGALRVADGVGGAAANTVAVLLVAWVAASVVGASSSTVVSSSIRNSALLGAVQDVMPETTPSWFSRATTALTEAGFPQVFNPFENEPTAGVAEPSGDNVTARATKAATSSTVKVEGVAGDQGREGSGFVYAPRHVMTNAHVVAGIDDPSVRVGGVGTVYAARVVLFDPDRDVAVLYVPELTAPALRFDDTAGRGDPAVVAGYPQDGGLNLRAATVASTIEATGRNIYNTGTVTRQIYSVRSTVLPGNSGGPLLSTDGRVYGVVFARSTSDAETGYVLTAKEVADDARDARNRTTAVDTGDLTES; the protein is encoded by the coding sequence GTGGACCTGCTCGACGTAGTGCTGTTGCTGGTGATCCTGGCCTACGCGGCGTCCGGTTACCGGCGCGGGCTGGTCGCCGGCTGTGTGTCGCTGGCCGGCTTCGTGGCCGGTGCCGTGATCGGCGTGTGGGTGCTGCCGTGGGTCATGGAGCTGGTCACCCGGGGCACCCCCATGGCCACCCTGACGGCGGTGCTGACGCTGCTGGTGCCGGCCGCCGTGGGGCACGAGCTGGCGGGCCGGCTGGCCCTGCGGCTGCGCGGCGAGCTGGACCAGGGGGCGCTGCGGGTGGCGGACGGGGTCGGCGGGGCGGCGGCCAACACCGTGGCCGTCCTGCTGGTGGCGTGGGTGGCGGCGAGCGTCGTCGGCGCCTCGTCGTCCACGGTGGTCTCCTCCTCGATCCGCAACTCGGCGCTGCTGGGCGCGGTGCAGGACGTCATGCCGGAGACGACCCCGTCGTGGTTCTCGCGGGCCACGACGGCGCTCACGGAGGCGGGCTTCCCGCAGGTGTTCAACCCGTTCGAGAACGAGCCGACGGCGGGCGTGGCCGAGCCCTCCGGCGACAACGTCACGGCGCGCGCCACGAAGGCGGCCACGTCGAGCACCGTGAAGGTCGAGGGCGTCGCGGGCGACCAGGGCCGTGAGGGCAGCGGCTTCGTCTACGCGCCCCGGCACGTGATGACCAACGCCCACGTGGTGGCGGGCATCGACGACCCCTCGGTCCGCGTGGGCGGGGTCGGCACGGTGTACGCGGCCCGGGTGGTGCTGTTCGACCCGGACAGGGACGTGGCGGTGCTGTACGTGCCGGAGCTGACCGCCCCCGCGCTCCGCTTCGACGACACGGCGGGGCGCGGGGACCCGGCGGTGGTGGCCGGCTATCCGCAGGACGGCGGGCTGAACCTGCGGGCGGCCACGGTCGCGAGCACGATCGAGGCGACGGGCCGGAACATCTACAACACCGGCACCGTCACCCGGCAGATCTACTCCGTCCGCTCCACGGTGCTGCCCGGCAACTCCGGCGGCCCGCTGCTGAGCACCGACGGCCGGGTGTACGGGGTGGTGTTCGCGCGCTCCACCTCGGACGCGGAGACGGGGTACGTGCTCACCGCGAAGGAGGTCGCGGACGACGCCCGCGACGCGAGGAACCGCACGACGGCGGTGGACACCGGCGACCTGACGGAGTCGTGA
- a CDS encoding GNAT family N-acetyltransferase: protein MSVPHPPPRIRRATPADEDALGRLDRATWSTLHAVQPRPQPPYEPFYTERFGPRDHLVAESGEHTDGRMDGHIIGYLRIGFPTSLAANAHVRQILGFVVAEEARGTGVGRALLRAAAEEARRQGARRLTLRVLGHNTPARRLYESEGFVVEGVLPGEFLLDGKYVDDVLMGRKL, encoded by the coding sequence ATGTCAGTTCCGCACCCGCCGCCGCGCATACGCCGGGCCACCCCCGCCGACGAGGACGCGCTCGGGCGGCTCGACCGCGCCACCTGGTCCACGCTGCACGCCGTCCAGCCCCGGCCGCAGCCGCCGTACGAGCCGTTCTACACCGAGCGGTTCGGGCCCCGGGACCACCTCGTGGCCGAGTCCGGCGAACACACGGACGGACGCATGGACGGACACATAATCGGCTACCTCCGCATCGGCTTCCCGACCTCGCTCGCCGCCAACGCGCATGTGCGGCAGATCCTCGGGTTCGTCGTCGCGGAGGAGGCGCGCGGGACCGGTGTCGGCCGGGCGCTGCTGCGGGCCGCGGCGGAGGAGGCCCGGCGGCAGGGCGCCCGCCGCCTCACCCTGCGCGTTCTCGGGCACAACACCCCCGCCCGGCGGCTCTACGAGTCGGAGGGGTTCGTCGTCGAGGGGGTGCTCCCGGGGGAGTTCCTGCTCGACGGAAAGTACGTGGACGACGTCCTCATGGGCCGGAAGCTGTAG
- a CDS encoding TIGR01777 family oxidoreductase, whose product MTADASPPPPSADSALPAGSRVALAGASGLIGSALARSLERDGHTVLRLVRRAPRGPGEVRWDPEEQRIDAAGLVGCAAVVNLAGAGVASRRWTEGYKRRIRDSRVLGTATLAEAMAALEEPPRVFVNGSAMGFYGATGDRAVDESAPPGDGFLPSVCVEWEEATAPAQEAGIRTVLARTGLVVARGGGAWARLFPLFRAGLGGRMGNGRQYWSYISLHDEVAALRHALDTGSLSGPVNLTAPTPLTNAEITRAMGRVLHRPTLVPTPEALLRLALGDMAGDILTSQRVLPTRLLESGFRFAFPGIEDALRAALRRTD is encoded by the coding sequence ATGACAGCCGACGCGTCCCCTCCCCCGCCGTCCGCCGACTCCGCGCTCCCCGCCGGTTCCCGCGTCGCGCTCGCCGGTGCCTCCGGGCTGATCGGTTCGGCGCTGGCCCGCTCGCTGGAGAGGGACGGCCACACGGTCCTGCGGCTGGTGCGGCGCGCGCCGCGCGGTCCGGGCGAGGTCCGCTGGGACCCCGAGGAGCAGCGGATCGACGCGGCCGGCCTCGTCGGCTGCGCGGCGGTGGTGAACCTCGCGGGGGCCGGGGTCGCCTCACGGCGCTGGACGGAGGGGTACAAGCGGCGGATCCGCGACAGCAGGGTGCTGGGCACGGCCACGCTCGCCGAGGCGATGGCCGCGCTGGAGGAACCGCCGCGCGTGTTCGTCAACGGCAGCGCGATGGGCTTCTACGGCGCGACGGGCGACCGCGCGGTGGACGAGTCGGCGCCGCCCGGGGACGGCTTCCTGCCGTCGGTGTGCGTGGAGTGGGAGGAGGCGACGGCCCCGGCGCAGGAGGCCGGCATCCGTACGGTGCTGGCGCGCACCGGCCTGGTGGTGGCGCGCGGCGGCGGGGCGTGGGCGCGGCTGTTCCCGCTGTTCCGGGCGGGGCTCGGCGGCCGGATGGGGAACGGGCGGCAGTACTGGAGCTACATCTCCCTGCACGACGAGGTGGCCGCGCTGCGGCACGCCCTGGACACCGGGTCGCTGTCCGGTCCGGTCAACCTGACCGCGCCGACGCCGCTGACCAACGCGGAGATCACCCGGGCGATGGGGCGCGTGCTGCACCGGCCGACGCTGGTGCCGACGCCCGAGGCGCTGCTGCGGCTGGCGCTCGGCGACATGGCGGGCGACATCCTGACCAGTCAGCGGGTGCTGCCGACGCGGTTGCTGGAGTCGGGCTTCCGCTTCGCGTTCCCGGGGATCGAGGACGCGCTGCGGGCGGCGCTGCGCCGCACGGACTGA
- a CDS encoding FAD-dependent oxidoreductase: MDRGDAVDVVVVGAGVAGLAAAHHLTRAGLSVLVLEAAGGVGGRMTSEKVDGFRLDRTGRLLCTSYPELARTPGLETLSLRTFAPGVLLHSEGRHHRAGESFLPAAARRVVRRGAALSAVRGTRGALTAVRALASAPRAARPQPLHRGRPSRPAPGPLGGAAERARLATVLARLAATPPERLLSRPQLPTAQALSGYGLPAAAVEGFLRPLLAALLGDPALTSSSRCADLALHAFVTGRLCLPEGGADALPELLAAGLPPGSVRTGVRVTAVSTTSVTTRELGEVDCRAVVLATGARSAAALLPGLRVPAHHAVTVLHHTTDEPPLAEPVLLLDADRGGPVAHTAVISQVDPGRAPVGRALVTSVVLGRPADPAGPGVLDAEARAQLGRMYRTSTRRWELLAVHHDAEAVPGMGVPHDVRRPVRVLSGLYVCGDHRGVSGLQGELHSARRAARAVLADAAAWASRPAGRRLETAA; this comes from the coding sequence ATGGACCGCGGGGACGCCGTCGACGTCGTCGTCGTGGGGGCCGGGGTCGCCGGGCTCGCGGCGGCCCACCATCTGACCCGGGCGGGGCTGAGCGTCCTCGTCCTGGAGGCGGCCGGCGGTGTCGGCGGCCGGATGACCAGCGAGAAGGTCGACGGCTTCCGCCTCGACCGTACGGGCCGGCTCCTGTGCACCTCGTACCCGGAGCTGGCCCGCACCCCGGGGCTCGAAACGCTGTCCCTGCGGACGTTCGCCCCCGGGGTGCTGCTGCACAGCGAGGGCCGGCACCACCGGGCCGGGGAGTCGTTCCTGCCCGCGGCCGCCCGGCGGGTGGTGCGCCGGGGCGCCGCCCTGAGCGCGGTACGGGGAACGAGGGGCGCGCTCACGGCCGTACGCGCCCTCGCAAGCGCCCCCAGGGCCGCGCGTCCGCAGCCGCTTCACCGCGGCCGGCCGTCGCGGCCCGCGCCCGGTCCGCTGGGCGGGGCGGCGGAGCGCGCGCGGCTGGCCACGGTGCTGGCCCGGCTGGCGGCCACACCGCCCGAGCGGCTGCTGTCCCGGCCACAACTCCCCACCGCCCAGGCCCTCTCCGGGTACGGGCTGCCGGCCGCCGCGGTCGAGGGGTTCCTGCGGCCGCTGCTGGCCGCGCTGCTCGGCGACCCGGCGCTGACGTCGTCCAGCCGCTGCGCCGACCTCGCGCTGCACGCCTTCGTGACGGGGCGGCTGTGTCTGCCGGAGGGTGGCGCGGACGCCCTGCCGGAGCTGCTGGCGGCCGGGCTGCCGCCGGGGTCGGTCCGTACGGGGGTGCGCGTGACGGCGGTGTCCACGACCTCGGTGACCACGCGGGAGCTGGGCGAGGTGGACTGCCGGGCGGTCGTCCTGGCGACGGGGGCGCGGTCCGCGGCCGCGCTGCTGCCCGGGCTGCGGGTGCCGGCGCACCACGCGGTGACGGTGCTGCACCACACCACCGACGAGCCGCCGCTCGCCGAGCCGGTGCTGCTGCTGGACGCCGACCGGGGTGGGCCGGTGGCGCACACGGCGGTGATCAGTCAGGTGGATCCGGGGCGGGCGCCGGTGGGGCGGGCGCTGGTCACGTCCGTGGTGCTCGGGCGGCCGGCGGATCCGGCGGGGCCGGGGGTGCTGGACGCGGAGGCGCGGGCGCAGTTGGGGCGGATGTACCGGACGTCCACGCGGCGGTGGGAGTTGCTGGCGGTGCATCATGACGCGGAGGCGGTGCCGGGGATGGGGGTGCCGCATGATGTGCGGCGGCCGGTGCGGGTGTTGTCGGGGCTGTACGTGTGCGGCGACCACCGGGGGGTGAGTGGGCTCCAGGGGGAGCTTCACTCGGCCCGGAGGGCGGCGCGGGCGGTGCTCGCGGATGCGGCCGCCTGGGCCTCGCGGCCGGCAGGCCGCCGTTTGGAGACGGCGGCGTAG
- a CDS encoding regulator, producing the protein MTERPAQRTPNRQLAALIAEAGFSNAGLARRVDQLGLEHGLDLRYDKTSVTRWLRGQQPRGTTPALIAEVFTRRLGRRLSAQDLGLDACAPVYAGLEFAATPEEAVDIVGGLWRKDSGSHAELRKIAFTPAGLVVPSRDWLIGRADDRVAHGEPGPVRLPAQGRPAVPRQRGHSERGPGQRVTGGDIAALRSVGELFRTLDHAYGGGHARQALVRYLEHEVEPMLRGTYGEQTGRRLFAAAADLTRLAGWTSYDIGAHGLAQRYFVQALRLTQAAGDRVYGAYVLVTMSRQAIYLGHGREAVQLARVAQQGAVNTAPPAVQALLHAVEARGHGVLGEVRACTASLVRAERALEASRPGDDLPPWARFFDEAQLADEFGHCHRDLQQYRAAVQHAERSLQLRPVAFARSRLFCRVVLASARLGLGELDQACQLGAEAAAQASEMRSVRAVEYVRDFERRLEPYRDAAPVRGYRDRVGVLQ; encoded by the coding sequence ATGACGGAACGACCCGCGCAGCGCACCCCCAACCGCCAGCTCGCCGCACTCATCGCAGAAGCGGGGTTCTCCAACGCAGGTCTGGCCCGTCGTGTGGACCAGCTCGGCCTCGAACACGGACTCGACCTCAGATACGACAAGACCTCCGTCACCCGCTGGCTGCGCGGCCAGCAGCCCCGCGGCACCACGCCCGCGCTCATCGCCGAGGTCTTCACCCGGCGGCTGGGCCGCAGGCTCAGCGCCCAGGACCTCGGGCTCGACGCGTGCGCCCCCGTCTACGCCGGTCTGGAGTTCGCCGCGACGCCGGAGGAGGCCGTCGACATCGTCGGCGGGCTGTGGCGCAAGGACTCCGGCAGCCATGCCGAGCTCCGCAAGATCGCCTTCACCCCGGCCGGTCTCGTCGTCCCCAGCCGGGACTGGCTGATCGGCCGCGCCGACGACCGGGTCGCCCACGGCGAGCCCGGCCCCGTACGGCTGCCCGCGCAGGGCCGCCCGGCGGTGCCGCGCCAGCGCGGGCACTCCGAGCGCGGTCCCGGCCAGCGGGTCACCGGTGGCGACATCGCCGCGCTGCGCTCGGTCGGCGAGCTGTTCCGCACCCTCGACCACGCCTACGGCGGCGGCCACGCCCGCCAGGCCCTCGTCCGCTACCTCGAACACGAGGTCGAACCGATGCTGCGCGGCACGTACGGGGAGCAGACCGGACGCCGTCTGTTCGCCGCCGCGGCCGACCTCACCCGGCTGGCCGGGTGGACCTCGTACGACATCGGGGCGCACGGACTCGCGCAGCGCTACTTCGTCCAGGCGCTGCGGCTGACGCAGGCGGCCGGCGACCGGGTCTACGGGGCGTACGTCCTGGTGACGATGAGCAGGCAGGCCATCTACCTGGGCCATGGCCGGGAGGCCGTACAGCTCGCCCGTGTCGCGCAGCAGGGCGCCGTCAACACCGCGCCGCCCGCCGTGCAGGCGCTGCTGCACGCGGTCGAGGCGCGCGGGCACGGGGTGCTCGGGGAGGTGCGGGCGTGCACGGCCTCGCTCGTCCGGGCCGAGCGGGCCCTTGAGGCGAGCCGGCCCGGGGACGACCTTCCCCCCTGGGCCCGCTTCTTCGACGAGGCCCAGCTCGCCGACGAGTTCGGCCACTGCCACCGGGATCTGCAGCAGTACCGTGCGGCCGTGCAGCACGCGGAACGCTCGCTGCAGCTGCGGCCGGTCGCGTTCGCGCGCAGCCGGTTGTTCTGCCGGGTGGTGCTCGCCTCGGCCCGGCTGGGCCTCGGCGAGCTGGACCAGGCCTGCCAGTTGGGCGCGGAGGCCGCCGCGCAGGCGTCGGAGATGCGGTCGGTGCGGGCGGTGGAGTACGTACGGGACTTCGAGCGCCGGCTCGAGCCGTACCGGGATGCGGCGCCCGTGCGGGGCTACCGCGACCGCGTGGGCGTACTCCAGTAG
- the lipB gene encoding lipoyl(octanoyl) transferase LipB, with protein MGEVRFVHMGFGPDAVEYQEAWDEQRRVHAARFADEVPDTVLLLEHPPVYTAGRRTEDSERPLDGTPVIDVDRGGKITWHGPGQLVGYPIQKLPRPVDVVAHVRRLEEALIRTCAEFGLETTRVEGRSGVWVLGDPVEQRPALGGLSLDFDPRLTDEEFDPRLNGPEYAPSNAGQRREDRKVAAIGIRVAKGVTMHGFALNVNPDATWFDRIIPCGIRDAGVASLASELGRDVTIAEVLPVVERHLREVLEHAELKPRVVERASV; from the coding sequence GTGGGTGAGGTGCGGTTCGTCCATATGGGGTTCGGCCCGGATGCCGTGGAGTACCAGGAGGCGTGGGACGAGCAGCGCCGGGTGCACGCGGCGCGGTTCGCCGACGAGGTTCCCGACACCGTGCTGCTCCTGGAGCACCCGCCGGTCTACACCGCCGGCCGGCGCACGGAGGACAGCGAACGCCCGCTCGACGGCACGCCCGTCATCGACGTGGACCGCGGCGGCAAGATCACCTGGCACGGGCCCGGACAGCTCGTCGGCTATCCGATCCAGAAGCTGCCGCGCCCGGTGGACGTCGTGGCGCACGTGCGGCGGCTGGAGGAGGCGCTGATCCGTACGTGCGCGGAGTTCGGTCTGGAGACGACGCGGGTGGAGGGGCGCAGCGGGGTCTGGGTGCTGGGCGATCCCGTCGAGCAGCGGCCCGCGCTCGGGGGGCTGTCGCTGGACTTCGACCCCCGGCTGACGGACGAGGAGTTCGATCCGCGGTTGAACGGGCCGGAGTACGCGCCGTCGAACGCGGGGCAGCGGCGGGAGGACCGGAAGGTCGCCGCCATCGGGATCCGGGTCGCCAAGGGCGTCACGATGCACGGGTTCGCGCTGAACGTGAATCCGGACGCGACGTGGTTCGACCGGATCATTCCGTGCGGGATCCGTGACGCGGGGGTCGCGTCCCTGGCGAGCGAACTGGGGCGGGACGTGACCATCGCGGAGGTGCTGCCGGTGGTGGAGCGGCATCTGCGGGAGGTTCTGGAGCACGCGGAGTTGAAGCCGAGGGTGGTGGAGCGGGCGTCGGTGTAG
- the lipA gene encoding lipoyl synthase has product MSAVAPDGRKMLRLEVRNSQTPIERKPEWIKTRAKMGPEYTKMQSLVKSEGLHTVCQEAGCPNIYECWEDREATFLIGGDQCTRRCDFCQIDTGKPEALDRDEPRRVGESVVTMDLNYATITGVARDDLADGGAWLYAETVRQIHAQTAGRAEGRTKVELLAPDFNAVPEQLAEVFSARPEVFAHNVETVPRIFKRIRPGFRYDRSLQVITAARDYGLVTKSNLILGMGETREEVVDALKQLHDAGCELVTITQYLRPSVRHHPVERWVKPQEFVELKEEAERIGFSGVMSGPLVRSSYRAGRLYRMAVEKRGAYVASQAV; this is encoded by the coding sequence GTGTCCGCAGTCGCACCCGACGGACGCAAGATGCTGCGCCTGGAGGTCCGCAACAGCCAGACCCCCATCGAGCGCAAGCCCGAGTGGATCAAGACCCGGGCGAAAATGGGCCCCGAGTACACCAAGATGCAGAGCCTCGTGAAGAGCGAGGGGCTGCACACGGTCTGTCAGGAGGCCGGTTGTCCGAACATCTACGAATGCTGGGAGGACCGCGAGGCGACCTTCCTCATCGGTGGCGACCAGTGCACCCGGCGCTGTGACTTCTGTCAGATCGACACCGGCAAGCCGGAAGCGCTCGACCGTGACGAGCCCCGCCGGGTCGGTGAGTCCGTGGTCACGATGGACCTGAACTACGCCACCATCACCGGCGTCGCCCGCGACGACCTGGCGGACGGCGGTGCCTGGCTCTACGCCGAGACGGTCCGCCAGATCCACGCGCAGACCGCCGGCCGGGCCGAGGGCCGGACCAAGGTCGAACTGCTGGCCCCCGACTTCAACGCGGTCCCCGAGCAGCTGGCGGAGGTCTTCTCCGCCCGCCCCGAGGTCTTCGCCCACAATGTCGAGACGGTGCCGCGGATCTTCAAGCGGATCCGCCCCGGCTTCCGTTACGACCGTTCGCTCCAGGTCATCACCGCGGCCCGCGACTACGGCCTGGTGACCAAGTCGAACCTCATCCTCGGCATGGGCGAGACCCGCGAGGAGGTCGTCGACGCGCTGAAGCAGCTGCACGACGCCGGCTGCGAGCTGGTCACCATCACGCAGTACCTGCGGCCGAGCGTCCGCCACCACCCGGTGGAGCGCTGGGTCAAGCCGCAGGAGTTCGTGGAACTGAAGGAGGAGGCCGAGCGCATCGGCTTCTCCGGTGTGATGTCCGGCCCGCTCGTCCGGTCCTCGTACCGCGCGGGCCGGCTGTACCGCATGGCCGTGGAGAAGCGTGGCGCCTACGTCGCCTCGCAGGCGGTCTGA
- a CDS encoding SCO2195 family GlnR-regulated protein, with product MQAAPVRATALPKFTDALRAVESLLLSGGQRTARRNAWNSVLEDRRRAKDRIEAERVLDAAALPLLTGVRADG from the coding sequence ATGCAGGCCGCACCCGTCCGTGCCACCGCGCTTCCGAAGTTCACCGATGCACTCCGTGCCGTCGAGAGTCTGCTGCTGAGCGGTGGCCAGCGCACCGCCCGTCGCAACGCCTGGAACTCGGTCCTGGAGGACCGCCGCCGGGCCAAGGACCGCATCGAGGCCGAACGCGTCCTCGACGCCGCCGCCCTGCCCCTGCTGACCGGGGTCCGTGCCGACGGCTGA
- a CDS encoding DUF4191 domain-containing protein has protein sequence MARKESAAETANPGRLKQIALTYKMTRRADSKIGLVLAAVGIVTLGVFLAIGFLIGHPIYLGIFGLLLALLAMAIVFGRRAERAAFGQMEGQPGAAAAVLDNVGRGWTTTPAVAMNRNQDVVHRAVGKAGIVLVAEGNPNRLKTLLAAEKKKMARIVADVPVHDVIVGTGEGQVELKKLRTTMLKYPRVLTGPQVTATNDRLRALGDLMSNMPLPKGPMPKGMRMPRGGRLR, from the coding sequence ATGGCGAGGAAGGAATCCGCGGCGGAGACTGCGAACCCCGGGCGACTGAAACAGATCGCCCTGACCTACAAGATGACCCGCAGGGCCGACTCGAAGATCGGTCTTGTACTCGCGGCTGTCGGAATCGTCACTCTTGGCGTCTTCCTCGCGATCGGTTTCCTGATCGGTCACCCCATCTATCTGGGCATCTTCGGTCTGCTGCTCGCCCTGCTGGCGATGGCGATCGTCTTCGGCCGGCGGGCCGAGCGCGCGGCGTTCGGGCAGATGGAGGGCCAGCCGGGTGCGGCGGCCGCCGTGCTCGACAACGTCGGGCGCGGCTGGACGACGACCCCGGCGGTGGCGATGAACCGCAACCAGGACGTGGTGCACCGGGCGGTCGGCAAGGCCGGCATCGTACTGGTGGCCGAGGGCAACCCGAACCGGCTCAAGACGCTGCTGGCGGCCGAGAAGAAGAAGATGGCCCGCATCGTGGCGGACGTGCCGGTGCACGACGTGATCGTCGGCACGGGCGAGGGCCAGGTCGAGCTCAAGAAGCTGCGCACGACGATGCTGAAGTACCCGCGGGTGCTGACCGGCCCCCAGGTCACCGCGACCAACGACCGGCTGCGCGCGCTGGGCGACCTGATGAGCAACATGCCCCTCCCGAAGGGCCCGATGCCGAAGGGCATGCGGATGCCGAGGGGTGGCCGTCTGCGGTAA
- a CDS encoding RDD family protein → MDNRQAIGSWLSGPRAAAEEAGADFGYRGEQLGLPEEGPGSIARPGRRLGAVVVDWALCLLIAYGLITDGYGQATSNWTLLVFFLLGVLTVGTIGFTPGKRLFGLRVVALASGRVSPGRAVLRTVLLCLAIPALVWDRDGRGLHDRLAGTVEVRA, encoded by the coding sequence GTGGACAACAGGCAAGCAATCGGATCATGGCTCTCCGGGCCCCGCGCCGCCGCCGAGGAGGCGGGAGCGGACTTCGGTTACCGCGGGGAGCAGCTGGGATTGCCGGAGGAGGGGCCGGGGTCGATCGCCCGGCCCGGGCGGCGGCTCGGAGCGGTCGTCGTGGACTGGGCGCTGTGCCTGCTGATCGCATACGGCCTGATCACCGACGGCTACGGGCAGGCGACGAGCAACTGGACGCTGCTCGTCTTCTTCCTGCTGGGGGTGCTGACCGTGGGGACGATCGGGTTCACCCCGGGCAAGCGGCTGTTCGGGCTGCGGGTGGTGGCGCTGGCGTCCGGGCGGGTGAGCCCGGGGCGGGCGGTGCTGCGGACGGTGCTGTTGTGCCTGGCGATCCCGGCGCTCGTATGGGACCGGGACGGCCGGGGCCTGCACGACCGCCTCGCGGGGACGGTGGAGGTGCGGGCGTAG